The following are from one region of the Prevotella communis genome:
- a CDS encoding HIT family protein, whose product MDIFSKIAAGEIPSYKCAENEKFYAFLDINPVAKGHTLVIPRREVDYIFDMDDDELAEFEVFAKQVAVALKKAFPCKKVAQVVLGLEVPHAHIHLIPMNSEGDVDFRKEKLHLPNEEMQQIADKIYAAFKG is encoded by the coding sequence ATGGATATTTTCAGTAAGATTGCTGCTGGCGAGATTCCCAGCTACAAATGTGCAGAGAACGAAAAGTTCTATGCCTTCCTTGATATCAACCCTGTGGCAAAAGGTCACACGTTGGTGATTCCTCGTCGTGAGGTGGACTATATCTTTGATATGGACGATGACGAGTTGGCTGAGTTTGAGGTGTTTGCCAAGCAGGTGGCTGTAGCCCTGAAGAAGGCATTCCCCTGTAAGAAGGTGGCTCAGGTGGTCTTGGGGCTTGAGGTGCCCCATGCTCATATCCATCTGATTCCGATGAACAGCGAGGGCGACGTGGATTTCCGCAAAGAAAAACTGCATCTCCCCAATGAGGAAATGCAGCAGATAGCTGATAAGATATACGCAGCCTTTAAGGGTTAA